In the Populus trichocarpa isolate Nisqually-1 chromosome 1, P.trichocarpa_v4.1, whole genome shotgun sequence genome, one interval contains:
- the LOC18095882 gene encoding uncharacterized protein At4g38062: MDRICEELDEAKAEIEKLKADLRCKAEFSDNLKKAHGEQLIRTQEACSKVERQAQELNAKEEEISTVKRMCEDLQCSLNEKESIIRRLSTANDKLKVDCGEKYKKWEEEKRGLVLALDESNEKNIDQEQKIHVFMAEIERYKGLLSASQKKCLAAEKNAKASIEMRERDSMLLKLEEESRKVENQLKWKKEQFNHLEEAHEKLRYQFRESKKEWEMERSTLIDEICSLQTRLDSQTRMSEDLEKQFRMCNEALAHEESRRKYLEVEVSEFKARFENVFTECQDARSQLECLATQRDMEIAALRHSLVTKETFYKEIEYKAGKLEQDNQELLVSLKELQEAGIREVGNSSLAKMQNKLKSLEQMHRNCSANLKAKEAEWSSQLEKLTGELDNHRSALQSKETVVKELDMELENCHSVIMQLELQNEEASTMLLVLKSGITEAQLNIGNDETEVRLHDKERGEDVSLLMRQLETKNTALAKAMTDCEEERQKVASLLKRVEYLDLVEEQRLLMQKELETYKELLEESSRCQLCFKKQALQTESDLKDKLKAVCDALDVANSELAKEHQKVVSLSRRAKSLDFIEEKWLLMQKELEKCKEVLEESSRRQSCLEEQASQIENELKNKFREVCDKFDMASSELVEHREKVECLSRRAEHFDLVEEQQLLMQKELERYKEMVEESSRKQLLIEMKALDVETDLKEKLREVCDELETAKAELAKENKNAASLARRVQSLDLIEEQHLLMQKELKKYKEMLEKASRCQHSLEKQAFQKENDLKEKLREVSDELHRLKSDFAAKICEGHAVEFELWIWKSIAHRLKDDLEESQLLRKDIEASLLSQAEVEHTIKQEKDGLAQMLQVRDGKIDNLQQQIEFFGKELKTRESAATSAMETVMSFESEREGFLQTMKEKDKLIDDLQKEVGWLEQESLRRELEGAMLTQIEAERKFDHEKEQIIQLVEEKDQRIDDLLQLVKSMEQKFNGSLTSFSLELAEKQAEIHLLHEAWEKIASAEILAQLEIEEKKMMIIELEDDIFSIRKELELQQKSLSGSKKKALEIEAELEANQLEMKKLKSLMETQLRTSEASVDDLKNGNRSLAGNVMKLSSERDNLFGLLTELVERINQFSDEDMQLMGTLGTLESMMQSFDNSGSGPILKCDSELFKSVKENVNTCPSPTTKRFQSVIEDRSPFRELN, encoded by the coding sequence ATGGACAGGATCTGTGAAGAGTTAGATGAAGCAAAAGCTGAGATTGAGAAGCTCAAAGCAGATTTGAGATGCAAAGCAGAATTTTCTGACAACTTGAAGAAAGCTCATGGTGAACAGCTTATCCGAACCCAAGAAGCATGTTCGAAAGTTGAGAGACAGGCCCAAGAATTAAATGCTAAGGAAGAGGAAATCTCCACTGTGAAGCGAATGTGTGAAGATTTGCAATGCAGTTTGAATGAAAAAGAATCCATCATCAGACGTTTAAGCACTGCAAATGATAAGCTTAAAGTTGATTGCGGTGAGAAGTATAAAAAATGGGAGGAGGAGAAAAGGGGGTTAGTGTTGGCACTAGATGAGTCAAATGAGAAGAACATAGATCAAGAACAAAAGATTCATGTGTTTATGGCAGAGATTGAACGTTATAAGGGGCTTCTATCTGCTTCGCAGAAGAAATGCTTGGCAGCAGAGAAAAATGCCAAAGCATCCATAGAGATGAGGGAAAGGGATTCTATGCTACTCAAGTTGGAGGAGGAGAGCAGGAAGGTTGAAAATCAGCTAAAATGGAAGAAAGAGCAGTTCAACCATCTAGAAGAAGCACATGAAAAGCTCCGATATCAGTTCAGGGAAAGCAAGAAAGAGTGGGAGATGGAGAGGTCCacattgattgatgaaatttgCTCACTACAGACACGCTTAGATTCTCAGACTAGAATGTCAGAAGATCTTGAAAAACAGTTCAGGATGTGCAATGAAGCTTTAGCTCATGAAGAAAGCAGGAGAAAGTATCTTGAAGTTGAGGTTTCTGAATTTAAAGCGCGCTTTGAGAATGTTTTCACCGAGTGTCAGGATGCAAGGTCACAACTAGAATGCTTGGCCACTCAAAGGGACATGGAAATTGCAGCTCTGAGACATTCTTTGGTTACCAAGGAGACATTTTACAAAGAAATTGAGTACAAAGCAGGAAAACTAGAGCAAGACAACCAGGAGTTGCTGGTGTCACTCAAAGAGCTTCAGGAGGCTGGGATTCGGGAAGTGGGAAATTCTTCTTTGGCAAAAATGCAAAACAAGCTCAAGAGTTTGGAGCAGATGCACAGAAATTGCTCTGCAAATCTTAAAGCTAAAGAAGCTGAATGGAGCTCTCAACTGGAGAAATTGACTGGAGAGCTGGATAATCACAGGTCTGCACTACAGAGCAAAGAAACAGTAGTAAAAGAGCTTGATATGGAATTGGAAAATTGCCACTCTGTGATAATGCAGTTGGAGTTGCAGAATGAGGAGGCTTCGACAATGCTATTGGTATTGAAATCAGGCATAACTGAGGCTCAACTGAACATTGGGAATGATGAGACTGAGGTGAGGCTTCATGACAAAGAAAGAGGCGAAGATGTCTCTCTCTTGATGAGGCAGCTGGAGACAAAGAACACTGCTCTGGCTAAAGCAATGACAGATTGTGAGGAGGAACGTCAAAAGGTTGCATCTTTATTGAAGAGAGTTGAGTACCTGGATCTTGTTGAAGAGCAGCGATTATTGATGCAGAAAGAGCTTGAGACATACAAAGAATTGCTTGAGGAATCATCAAGGTGTCAACTTTGCTTCAAGAAGCAAGCTTTGCAGACAGAAAGTGACTTGAAAGATAAACTTAAGGCAGTTTGTGATGCCTTGGATGTGGCCAACTCAGAATTAGCCAAAGAACATCAGAAGGTAGTATCTTTGTCAAGGAGAGCCAAGTCCTTGGATTTTATAGAAGAGAAGTGGCTCTTGATGCAGAAAGAGTTGGAGAAGTGCAAGGAAGTGCTTGAGGAGTCATCTAGGCGTCAAAGTTGCCTAGAAGAGCAAGCTTCCCAGATTGAAAacgagttgaaaaataaatttagagaaGTTTGCGACAAATTCGACATGGCCAGTTCAGAATTGGTGGAACATCGTGAGAAGGTGGAATGTTTATCTAGGAGGGCTGAGCACTTCGATCTTGTTGAAGAGCAACAACTCCTGATGCAGAAAGAGCTTGAGAGGTATAAGGAAATGGTCGAAGAATCATCTAGGAAGCAGCTTCTCATAGAAATGAAAGCTTTGGATGTGGAAACTGACTTAAAGGAGAAACTAAGAGAAGTTTGTGATGAATTAGAGACTGCAAAGGCTGAATTAGCTAAAGAAAACAAGAACGCGGCATCTTTGGCGAGAAGAGTTCAGTCTCTAGATCTTATTGAAGAGCAACATCTCCTGATGCAAAAAGAACTCAAGAAATACAAGGAAATGCTTGAGAAGGCATCCAGGTGCCAACATAGCTTGGAAAAGCAAGCTTTCCAGAAGGAAAACGACTTGAAAGAGAAACTTCGAGAAGTAAGTGATGAGTTACACAGATTGAAATCTGATTTTGCAGCTAAAATTTGTGAAGGACATGCTGTGGAATTTGAATTGTGGATATGGAAATCGATTGCTCATCGATTAAAAGATGATCTTGAAGAAAGCCAGTTGTTGCGCAAAGACATAGAAGCTTCTCTTCTTTCACAAGCAGAAGTCGAGCATACTATCAAGCAGGAGAAAGATGGTCTCGCCCAAATGTTACAAGTAAGGGACGGTAAAATAGATAACCTGCAGCAGCAGATTGAATTCTTTGGGAAAGAACTTAAAACAAGAGAGTCAGCTGCCACTTCTGCAATGGAGACAGTAATGTCCTTTGAGTCAGAGAGAGAAGGTTTTCTACAAACCATGAAAGAGAAGGACAAATTGATTGATGATCTGCAGAAAGAGGTTGGGTGGCTGGAGCAAGAATCATTGAGAAGAGAACTTGAAGGTGCAATGTTGACACAAATAGAGGCAGAAAGAAAATTTGACCACGAAAAAGAACAAATTATCCAGCTTGTGGAGGAGAAAGATCAAAGAATAGATGACCTCTTGCAGCTTGTGAAGTCGATGGAACAAAAATTTAATGGCTCGCTGACCTCTTTCTCTCTGGAGCTTGCTGAGAAGCAGGCTGAGATTCATTTGCTCCACGAGGCTTGGGAAAAGATTGCTTCAGCTGAGATTCTGGCCCAACTGGAAAttgaagagaagaagatgatgataataGAGCTGGAGGATGACATCTTTTCTATACGAAAGGAACTGGAATTACAGCAAAAATCACTCTCGGGTTCGAAAAAGAAGGCACTGGAAATTGAAGCTGAACTAGAAGCAAATCAGTTggaaatgaagaaattgaagagtCTAATGGAGACACAGCTGAGAACATCAGAAGCCTCAGTTGATGACCTCAAAAATGGGAACAGAAGTTTAGCTGGAAATGTCATGAAGTTGTCATCAGAAAGGGACAATTTGTTTGGCTTGCTCACGGAACTTGTTGAGAGAATTAACCAGTTCTCCGATGAAGACATGCAATTGATGGGAACCTTGGGAACCTTGGAAAGCATGATGCAGTCATTTGACAATAGTGGATCCGGTCCCATCTTGAAGTGTGATAGTGAGCTTTTCAAGTCTGTAAAAGAGAATGTCAATACGTGTCCTTCACCTACAACAAAGAGATTTCAGTCTGTTATTGAGGATAGATCACCATTTAGAGAGCTCAACTAG